A window of Desulfobulbus oralis genomic DNA:
GATCCGGATTCTTGCCGAAATCATGCGGCTTCGGCGGGCCTGCTGCCACCCGAAACTGGTGGACGAGAGCACGGAAACCAGCTCCAGCAAGGAGCAGGCCTTTTCGGATCTGGTGGACGAGCTGGTCGGCGGCGGCCACAGGGCCCTGGTGTTCAGCCAGTTTACCGGTCACCTCGCGCTCTTGCGCCAGCATCTGGATGGCCGGAGCATCAGGTACTGCTATCTGGACGGTTCAACCGCCGCGGCCCAGCGCGAGCGTCAGGTCAAAGCCTTCCAGTCCGGCGCGGCGCCTCTTTTCCTCATCAGTCTCAAGGCCGGTGGTCTGGGGCTGAATCTGACTGCCGCCGATTACGTGATCCACATGGATCCATGGTGGAATCCGGCGGTGGAGGATCAGGCCGCCGACCGGGCGCACCGTATCGGCCAGACCCGGCCGGTGACCGTGTACCGCCTGGTGACCGTGGGCACCATTGAAGAGAAAATCGTGCAACTGCACCACGAGAAGCGCGATCTGGCCCATTCGCTTCTCGAAGGCGCCGATGTGAGTGCCCGCATCGGCCTGGAGGAGCTCCTGGAGCTGATTCGGGGCCGCTAGGCCCGGCGAGGAACCAGCGCCGCCCTAGCCCCCGAGCTTACTTGTAGCGGTAATAGGTCAGGGTCACCGTGACAGGTACATATTGCAAATGTCGGTGCGCGAGCAGGTTGGTCAGCCGTATCCTGTATCGGCCGGGTCCCAGGTCCATTGTCCGGCTCAGGCTGGCCTTTTCGTATGCTTCATGGATATATTCATCCATTATGGCTTTCGTCCCGCCCGCCGTCTTTTTGCTGACCGTCAGATGCAAGGGGATAATGGTCCCCGCTCCCTTAGTGCAGTCGCCCCAAAGGTCGCCCAGGTACTTCGAGACTTCGTTGTTCTCTTTGTCCCTGCTGGTCTCAAAATTCAACTGCATCCGGTATACGTCAGGCACCTTCACAATAAATTCGCTTTCCGCCACACTGCCCGCCTGGGACAGGTCAATAGGCATCTGGACCCTCACCGGGAGCACCAGAGGAACGAGCGCATACCTGCTCAGGTAGGCCACGCCACAGGAAGAGAGCGCGGCAGCCGTCAGGGCCAGCACCATTGCCAGAATTCCGCGTTTTACTGTTGACTGCATGGTCCACTGCCCTCCCACACGCAGGTAATTTGCCCGCAGGACGACACGAAATAGTACTTGGTGACGTCCAGATTGAAGTTGTCCACCCTGCCCCTGGCCAGGGCATACGCCCCGCCCTGACCTGCATCCAGCGTGAAGTCCACGTCGTGGTAGCTGACCCGCAGAAAACGCAGTTTCCCCATATCGAGCGTCTTCCGTAACTCGGGCGACAGGTAGGAATCATCAAATACATCCGCATCGATGATCCACTGTGCAAGCCGTCTGCGCAGGTCCTGTACTTCAGCCTCGGCCTCATCACGGTTCACCAGACGGCAACAGTCTGGTCCGTACCAGCGGATGGAGCTGCCACGCTTGAAGAGCACCGCAAAATTCGCCCGGCCGTCCGCATGTTCCGGCAGATACAACTGTTCCCTGTCCGGATGACTGACCCTGCCCTGCAGGAGTTCCCCCACAATCGCATCGTAGATCCAGCCCCCCGCATGCCTGCCCGGCTGGTCAAAGCCATGTTTCGCCCCGAACTCGGGCACAGCCTTGAGGCGTTCCGTCAGCCTGTCCAGCGTGTTATACTTATCAAGCCGAAAGGGATAGCAGGTGTCCCGCTCAATGTGCAGGGGCTGGCCCGCTGTGTCCCGAATCAGGCCGCAGTCGCTGTCTGTCACGTGGATATTGCCGTTCGCGCCGGGATAGTTATGGTTCAGCGACTCGTCCTTCCCCCACAGCGCGTGCATCTCGCGTTGCCAATAGTCCTGCATGGCGCGGGCAAAAAGTTCGCCGTCACTCAGGGCCGGCTCTGCCTCCCGACAACGGATCGCCTCTACAATCCGCTGAGTCCGCGCGTTCTTTTTCTGTTCCCACTCCTGCTGCGGCTGCGGCCTGCCCTGCTCTCCCTGCAGCCCATCTGCCGCAGTGCAGCCCGTGGCCGCCGCTGTGCCAACTGTGGCCAGCAGGACAAGCGCCCATCTGTAACACTGCCGTCTTCGCATAATTGATCCTCCCATGGGATGGTGCAATATTTGTCCGAAGGAAGCGGACGTTTTTCAGACTATAAAACTATTCTTCTAAATTTTCAATATTTTATTCCCCCTTGCCGCACCTCTCCGGAAAAAGGCACGACAGCCCTGCAGACACCGCTTTACGACCCGGGGTATTGGCGGGTCTTATGATCAGCGCCCGCATCGGCCTGGAGGAGCTTCTGGAGCTGATTCGGGGGCAGTAGCGGAACATTCGCGCTCCCGGCACACAGGGTGCGAAAGACAAAAAAAAAGGGCGGCTCCTATGAGCCGCCCTTTCCGCTCGATTGCGGAGCCGGATTTCAGTCTGCCCGAGTGGCGTCCGGCCTGTCCGTCGGGTGTTCCTTCCCTGCCCGGCTTGTGTTCCCACTCGCTGCCGGCGGAGAGGCATCCTGGACTTCGACCTCCTCCTGTTGTGCCTCTGCACTTTGCTTTTGCTCCGGCGGCACACCGTGCAAGGGCGACAGCACGCCCACGATCCTGGCCGGCAGCCCTGGCATGCCGCTGATCAGGGAAACCAGCACCGCCGCCAGATAGGGTACGGCCTGGATGGCCAGCATGGCGCACCACACCCTGACATCCAGCATCATCGCGTCTTTTCGCACGGTCAGCAGCGCAAGGATGCCAAGCAGCAGCGCCGTGGCAAAAAGTGCTTCCTCCCGGGCGTCGGCCAGGGCCTTCATGAGGGCATTGGCCTGGGCCTTCTTGGGCGTGCGGAAAAAGCCAATGCCGCGGGTGATGAAACCGGTCAGCATGGCGCGGGCAATGGTGTGCGACAGGGCCAGACCGGCCAGACCGGCGCTCAGGCTCTGCCGCCAGGAGGCGGCAACACGCTGCCGGTAGAGGAAAAGCATTTTCAGGCTTTTGAAAAAGAAAAGCGCCACGGGCAGGCAGGCAAAGATGATATGCGGCGGCGTGGTATTCTCGGGAAAAATCGCCATGCCCAGGGTCCAGCCGATGGCCAGCAGATTGAAGAGCATGTTGACGCCGTCGGCAAACCAGGGCAGCCAACCGGCCAGAAAATGATAGCGCTGACCGCTTGTGAGCCTGCTCGGCTTCAGGCCCAGTATCTCCATGAGGTGGTGGCGCAGGATGAGCACCGAGCCGTAGGCCCAGCGGAAACGCTGTTTTTTGTAATCCACAAAGGTATCGGGCATGAGGCCGCGCCCCAGGGTGCGCGGCAGATAGCTTGCCTCGTAGCCGCGCTCGAAGATACGCAGGCCCAGCTCTGCGTCCTCGGTGATGCACCACTCCGACCAGCCGCCCACCTCCTCCAGCACGCTCCTGCGCACCATGGTCATGGTGCCGTGCTGGATAATGGCGTTGCGTTCGTTTCTGGTAATCATGCCGATCTCGAAGAAACCGCGGTATTCGGCCAGACACATGGCCTTGAAGGCGTTCTCGTCGCCATCCCGGTAGTCCTGCGGGGCCTGCACGATGGCCATGTTCGGCTGGGCAAACTGCGGGCACAGGGTGCGCAGCCACTGGGGGGAAACCTGATAGTCGCTGTCGATGACTGCCACCACTTCGGCGTCTGCAGCCGTATGACGCAGGGCGAAGTTGAGCGCTCCGGCCTTGAAGCCGGAGAGCGGGTCCACATGGTAGAAACGGAAGCGGCGGCCCAGTTCCTTACAGTAGGCTGCGACCGGTTGCCAGACCTCTTCCCTCTTGGTGTTGTTGTCAATGACCAGCACCTCGAAGCGCGGATAGTCGAGCCGGCTCAGGGCCAAAAGCGTCTGCTTCAACATGTCCGGCGGCTCGTTGTAGCAGGGCACATGCACAGAGACAAAGGGCAAGTCCTGGTCGGGCACGTGCTGCGGCCCGGCCGATGGCAGGCGATGCCATTTGCGGATCCAGAGCGCCTCGGCCCATTCGTGGGCCTCGGCCAGGATCACCAAGATCGCTCCGGAGGCGGCAACCAGCAGCATGATGCCCACCACCAGGGAAGACATGGTCAGATACTGGCGCTGGAAATCGTAGACCAGCCACACGGCAAAGGTGGCGATGGCATAGGCAACCAGGGCCAAAAACTCGCGGCCCCGGGCCAAAAGGCCCCGGCTGTCCCGGAAGAGACAGAGCAGCAGCAGGGTGGCAAAGGCCACGCTCAGAATCGCCAGCGTCCGCCACTGGGGCAGACGCTGAACCGGCTGGGTGAACTCGAACTTGGGCTGGCGCTTGTCGTTGTAGACGCCCCAGTAGGCGCCTGCCTGGCCTTCCAGCTCCAGGCCCTTCCAGCGCTGGTCAAAGGCCTCCATCAGGTAGTAGGTGTAGCCCTGTTCCTGGGCATATTTGAGGAAGCGGCGGAGAAAGGTGGCCTCGTTCGCCACCGAGGGCACTGCGCCGTTTCTGATGCGCCCCGCGCTGGGCCAGCCGATTTCGCCGATGATAATAGGCTTGTCCGGGTAGGCTGCCTTGAGCTTGTTGTACTGCTTGATGCAGTAGTCCAGGGCATGCTCGTTGGGGATGTTTTCCCAGTAGGGCAACAGGTGGACGGCGATGAAATCCACCTTGTCCACCAGATCCGGATATTTCAGCCAGATATGCCAGGGTTCGGCGACGCTCACCGGAGCCCACACCTTTTCCTTGACCCGCCTGATGTAGTCGATGGTCTCCTGGAGCGTGATCTTCTCGAGGAGCAGTACCTCGTTGCTGACAATGACCCGCACGATGTTCTGGTAATTCTGGCGGTACACCTCGGTCAGCCGGGCGATCTGCCTTTCATTGTTTTCCCGGTCAGTGTCGATCCACGCGCCCAGGGTGACGTTGATGCCGTGCTTTGCCGCCAGTCGGGGGATTTCCGCGAGCGTGCCCTCGACACTGTAGGTGCGCACCGCGTGGGTCTTGCCTGCCAGCAGAGCCAGATCGGCGTCTATTTCCTCGACAGTGGGCAGGATGTGCTTGATGGGGGTTTCTTCGCCATGATAGGGCGAAAAGGAAAAGCCCTGAATGGTCTCCGGCCAGGGGGGTTCCATGTTGGGCGCGTTGACCATGTGCCACAGCAGGGCTGTCAGACAGCCCATGAGCACGGTGATGATAAAACCGGAACGATTCATGATGACAATGAAGAGACGGCCCGAACCTGCGGATATGCGGCGGGGCACAGATGGATGGGCGAAAATGGCAGGGCTTCATCGGGCAGACCCGCAGTCTGCCCCTGCTTAGAGCACTTTCCCGTGCCTGTCAAGCATGATTGAAGCCCTGGTTTCGGAGCCGGCGCCCTCCCCCGCAAGCAGCCGTCTGAGCACTGGCCAGGCGTGCAGGTCGCTCTGCAGCAGGCACTGGGAGTACGCATGCAGCAGGTCCAGAGCTTCCACCAGACAGCGCGATGGCGCCTGGAGTTTGTGCAGGCTGTCCAGACTGCTGTGCTGGGCATAGCCGGCCATGCGGATGCTTTGCAGAGACAGGGCCGCTTTCGGTGGCCCTGGCAGACAGCGCTGGCACACCAGAATGGCGCCGCCGGGTTCCTGCCGGCCCGGATCAAAGCAGGCCGGACCGGTCAGGGGCCGGCCGCAGCGGTGGCATACGGACAGATTGGGCGTATAGCCGGCCAGTTCCAGCAGCTTCAGTTGGAAGAACAGGGGATAGCGAAAGAAGC
This region includes:
- a CDS encoding DUF5625 family protein, which produces MVLALTAAALSSCGVAYLSRYALVPLVLPVRVQMPIDLSQAGSVAESEFIVKVPDVYRMQLNFETSRDKENNEVSKYLGDLWGDCTKGAGTIIPLHLTVSKKTAGGTKAIMDEYIHEAYEKASLSRTMDLGPGRYRIRLTNLLAHRHLQYVPVTVTLTYYRYK
- a CDS encoding glycosyltransferase, which translates into the protein MNRSGFIITVLMGCLTALLWHMVNAPNMEPPWPETIQGFSFSPYHGEETPIKHILPTVEEIDADLALLAGKTHAVRTYSVEGTLAEIPRLAAKHGINVTLGAWIDTDRENNERQIARLTEVYRQNYQNIVRVIVSNEVLLLEKITLQETIDYIRRVKEKVWAPVSVAEPWHIWLKYPDLVDKVDFIAVHLLPYWENIPNEHALDYCIKQYNKLKAAYPDKPIIIGEIGWPSAGRIRNGAVPSVANEATFLRRFLKYAQEQGYTYYLMEAFDQRWKGLELEGQAGAYWGVYNDKRQPKFEFTQPVQRLPQWRTLAILSVAFATLLLLCLFRDSRGLLARGREFLALVAYAIATFAVWLVYDFQRQYLTMSSLVVGIMLLVAASGAILVILAEAHEWAEALWIRKWHRLPSAGPQHVPDQDLPFVSVHVPCYNEPPDMLKQTLLALSRLDYPRFEVLVIDNNTKREEVWQPVAAYCKELGRRFRFYHVDPLSGFKAGALNFALRHTAADAEVVAVIDSDYQVSPQWLRTLCPQFAQPNMAIVQAPQDYRDGDENAFKAMCLAEYRGFFEIGMITRNERNAIIQHGTMTMVRRSVLEEVGGWSEWCITEDAELGLRIFERGYEASYLPRTLGRGLMPDTFVDYKKQRFRWAYGSVLILRHHLMEILGLKPSRLTSGQRYHFLAGWLPWFADGVNMLFNLLAIGWTLGMAIFPENTTPPHIIFACLPVALFFFKSLKMLFLYRQRVAASWRQSLSAGLAGLALSHTIARAMLTGFITRGIGFFRTPKKAQANALMKALADAREEALFATALLLGILALLTVRKDAMMLDVRVWCAMLAIQAVPYLAAVLVSLISGMPGLPARIVGVLSPLHGVPPEQKQSAEAQQEEVEVQDASPPAASGNTSRAGKEHPTDRPDATRAD
- the recO gene encoding DNA repair protein RecO; translation: MSLVASEGLMLRIAPHGESDKLATWYDARLGRVTAIAKGAQKSKKRFMNKLEPFSQLRLFWRPPRSPSGLYFLEDAELVRPGLALRREYPRFLAASCIAELCLRFTRELDADPRVFQLLVWAVDAVTGQSRFFRYPLFFQLKLLELAGYTPNLSVCHRCGRPLTGPACFDPGRQEPGGAILVCQRCLPGPPKAALSLQSIRMAGYAQHSSLDSLHKLQAPSRCLVEALDLLHAYSQCLLQSDLHAWPVLRRLLAGEGAGSETRASIMLDRHGKVL